In Candidatus Promineifilum breve, one genomic interval encodes:
- a CDS encoding alkaline phosphatase family protein, which translates to MTLLIIGFDGATFDLIRPWAAAGYLPHLAALMGDGVTADLASTLPPVTSPAWPTFMTGANPGKHGVFDFIQPHGENFTLVNSTRIRQPTLWRRLSDLGYRVGVLNVPVTYPPQPVNGFMVTDILSPRNAIISHPADLIDRYEAEMGRYRVAPDVQYKPGNEAEFIADIYDLIDHHGRWALKLMEAEPVDVLMVHFIAMDIAKHALWRFMDHSHERYEDSPYEHAIRDGYARVDSWIGRLMDRLPANSTTIAMSDHGFGPLKNMVNLNVFFMERGLMKLKPDATTQLKAWAFRHGITPSTAYQWIARLGLQNTIARVSKKARNDVVGKFLSFDSVDWSRTIAYSMGHVGQVYLNRAGREPHGIVTEAEYDRRLTEVSDALAELRDEAGQPILTRLIRGRDAYHGPYATLGPDLHLELDHYAMIACPLFATEGRVMTSQIRGDSGCHRREGIFIAAGAGIRSGVALPEASILDLAPTIMHLLGEAVPRVMDGRVLVEALIDPAPVRFSEDDESGMAAEQGFDAGEAEQIEDRLRGLGYL; encoded by the coding sequence ATGACACTTCTCATCATCGGTTTCGACGGGGCCACGTTCGACCTGATCCGTCCCTGGGCGGCGGCCGGCTATCTGCCCCATCTGGCGGCGCTGATGGGCGACGGCGTGACGGCCGACCTGGCCTCCACCCTGCCGCCGGTCACCAGCCCCGCCTGGCCGACCTTTATGACCGGCGCCAACCCGGGCAAACATGGCGTCTTCGACTTCATCCAACCCCACGGCGAAAACTTCACCCTGGTCAACTCAACGCGCATTCGCCAGCCGACGCTGTGGCGGCGGCTCTCCGATCTGGGCTATCGTGTCGGCGTGCTCAACGTGCCGGTCACCTACCCGCCGCAACCCGTCAACGGCTTCATGGTGACCGACATCCTCAGCCCGCGCAACGCCATCATCAGCCACCCGGCCGACCTCATCGACCGCTACGAGGCGGAGATGGGCCGCTATCGTGTCGCCCCCGACGTGCAATACAAGCCGGGCAACGAGGCCGAATTCATCGCCGACATCTACGACCTGATCGACCACCACGGCCGCTGGGCGCTGAAGCTAATGGAAGCCGAGCCAGTGGATGTGCTCATGGTGCATTTCATCGCCATGGACATCGCCAAGCATGCCCTGTGGCGCTTCATGGATCACAGCCATGAGCGTTACGAGGATTCGCCCTACGAGCACGCCATCCGCGACGGCTACGCCCGCGTCGATAGCTGGATCGGCCGCCTGATGGATCGCCTACCAGCCAACTCCACGACCATCGCCATGTCCGACCACGGCTTCGGCCCGCTGAAGAACATGGTCAACCTGAACGTCTTCTTCATGGAGCGCGGCTTGATGAAGCTGAAGCCCGACGCCACGACCCAGCTCAAGGCGTGGGCCTTCCGCCACGGCATCACGCCCTCCACCGCCTACCAGTGGATCGCCCGGCTGGGGCTGCAAAACACAATCGCCCGCGTCAGCAAGAAGGCGCGCAACGACGTGGTGGGCAAGTTCCTCAGCTTCGACAGCGTCGATTGGAGCCGGACCATCGCCTACAGCATGGGCCACGTGGGGCAGGTGTACCTGAACCGCGCCGGCCGCGAGCCGCACGGCATCGTGACCGAGGCCGAGTACGACCGGCGGTTGACCGAGGTCAGCGACGCGCTGGCCGAACTGCGCGACGAGGCCGGCCAGCCGATCCTGACCAGGCTCATCCGCGGCCGCGACGCCTATCACGGCCCCTATGCCACGCTCGGCCCCGACCTGCACCTGGAGCTAGACCACTACGCCATGATCGCCTGCCCCCTCTTCGCCACCGAGGGGCGGGTGATGACCAGCCAGATCCGCGGCGACTCCGGCTGCCACCGGCGCGAGGGGATCTTTATCGCCGCCGGGGCGGGCATTCGCTCCGGCGTGGCGCTGCCGGAGGCGAGCATCCTCGACCTGGCCCCGACGATCATGCACCTATTGGGCGAGGCTGTACCGCGCGTCATGGACGGGCGGGTGCTGGTGGAGGCGCTGATCGATCCTGCGCCGGTGCGGTTTTCTGAGGATGATGAGAGCGGTATGGCGGCCGAACAGGGATTTGATGCGGGAGAGGCGGAGCAGATTGAAGACAGGCTGAGGGGCTTGGGGTATCTCTAG
- a CDS encoding DUF1622 domain-containing protein, with translation MLFSMIVSGTSSSLPEWIHEAAVVVEVLAVGIIAIGIIIALARFVQYSVIQRVPGDHYHALKVTLAKTLLLGLEMLVAADVIVTVALEATLESVLILGLLVVIRTFLSWSLVVEIEGHWPWKRPGQANHGE, from the coding sequence ATGCTATTTTCTATGATCGTTTCCGGGACATCAAGCAGTTTACCGGAGTGGATCCACGAAGCGGCCGTCGTCGTAGAGGTGTTGGCGGTAGGGATTATCGCCATCGGCATCATCATCGCCTTAGCTCGCTTCGTCCAGTACAGTGTGATACAGCGCGTTCCGGGCGATCATTATCATGCCCTCAAAGTCACGTTAGCCAAGACCCTGCTGCTGGGGTTAGAGATGCTCGTGGCGGCCGATGTCATCGTGACCGTAGCCCTGGAAGCCACGCTGGAGAGCGTCTTGATCCTTGGTTTGCTGGTGGTAATCCGCACCTTTTTGAGTTGGTCATTAGTGGTTGAAATAGAGGGGCATTGGCCCTGGAAACGCCCCGGACAGGCGAACCATGGTGAGTAG
- the budA gene encoding acetolactate decarboxylase, translating to MTSDNQSVSRLYLSAPVNAIVEGIYEERVPFSEIKRHGDFGLGTFDLLDGEMVMLDGRIYQMTADGCVQEVGDDALTPFACVTFYRPEEHAALDGEMSYDEFLRRLRAPLPSANIFYAFRIEGEFAYMKVRSVPKSECYIPLVEIAKEQPVFEFHDIRGTLAGFYTPDFMASVSVPGMHLHFLSDDLAHGGHLLECRPRRVRVGVHPIHTLELALPTTSYYLGWNFQRDVAEDLEKAEK from the coding sequence ATGACATCGGATAATCAATCGGTCAGTCGCCTCTACCTCTCCGCCCCCGTCAACGCCATCGTCGAGGGCATCTACGAGGAGCGCGTGCCGTTCAGCGAGATCAAGCGCCACGGCGATTTCGGGCTGGGCACGTTTGACTTGCTCGATGGCGAGATGGTCATGCTCGACGGCCGCATCTACCAGATGACGGCCGACGGCTGCGTGCAGGAAGTCGGCGACGACGCCCTGACGCCCTTCGCCTGCGTCACGTTCTACCGGCCGGAGGAACACGCCGCGCTAGACGGCGAGATGAGCTACGACGAGTTCCTGCGCCGGCTGCGCGCGCCCCTGCCCTCGGCCAATATCTTCTACGCCTTTCGCATCGAGGGGGAGTTCGCCTACATGAAGGTGCGCTCCGTGCCCAAGTCAGAGTGCTACATCCCGCTGGTGGAGATCGCCAAAGAGCAGCCGGTTTTCGAGTTCCACGACATCCGGGGCACGCTGGCCGGCTTCTACACCCCGGACTTCATGGCCTCGGTCAGCGTGCCGGGGATGCACCTGCACTTCCTGTCCGATGACCTGGCCCACGGCGGGCATCTGTTGGAATGCCGGCCGCGGCGGGTGCGCGTGGGCGTCCACCCGATCCACACACTGGAGTTGGCCCTGCCGACGACCTCGTATTACCTGGGGTGGAATTTCCAGCGCGACGTGGCCGAGGATTTGGAAAAGGCGGAGAAATAA
- a CDS encoding PD-(D/E)XK nuclease family protein: MKQHDDGWPELTYRYIEHYAWEPQHLLLRPRDLARLRGQARIKEVYRRLRHEEVPLNYLLNVLLRLVPSTIRRECLKPFGIGQSDAGLASLTLRTPWDYKNIQPDVHLESATARVFIEAKVDARLTLEQIKKYVTLHTDLDEKGGVKQHYVLFLVKSRSLRITDIKQSFDHESTGSAIPALLDANDGGITFGSTSWSKFGQTLQDELERRRKQEDESNEMLATLIGDFLIDLKTRGLLPEQSA; encoded by the coding sequence ATGAAACAACACGATGATGGTTGGCCCGAACTGACCTATCGCTACATCGAACATTACGCCTGGGAGCCGCAACACCTTCTCCTGAGACCTCGCGACTTAGCCCGGTTGCGCGGCCAAGCGCGAATCAAAGAAGTATACAGGCGGCTGCGGCATGAGGAAGTACCCCTGAACTACCTGCTTAACGTCTTGTTGCGCCTTGTTCCTTCAACTATCCGGCGAGAATGTCTGAAGCCATTTGGCATCGGCCAATCCGACGCCGGCCTGGCTTCACTCACCCTACGAACGCCCTGGGATTACAAAAACATCCAACCCGACGTGCATCTTGAGTCGGCGACAGCGCGGGTCTTTATCGAGGCCAAGGTTGATGCCCGCCTCACGCTCGAACAAATAAAGAAATACGTCACCCTCCACACGGATCTCGATGAAAAAGGTGGTGTCAAACAACATTACGTGTTGTTTCTCGTAAAATCGAGGTCGTTAAGGATCACCGACATCAAACAATCCTTTGATCATGAAAGCACCGGCTCGGCAATCCCTGCCTTGCTGGACGCAAACGACGGCGGCATCACCTTCGGCTCCACGTCGTGGTCAAAGTTCGGGCAGACGCTGCAAGATGAACTGGAACGGCGAAGGAAACAGGAAGACGAGTCAAACGAGATGCTCGCTACCCTCATTGGCGACTTTCTGATAGACCTGAAGACACGGGGCCTGCTACCGGAGCAAAGCGCATGA
- the dnaK gene encoding molecular chaperone DnaK, with translation MSKILGIDLGTTNSVVAVMEGGEPTVITTAEGGRLTPSLVAFAKNGERLVGQTAKRQATINPENTIFSVKRFIGRHFDDPETAEDRRRLPYPIEKGGSGDVRIRVPVKNQTYTPQEISAMVLGKMKKDAEDYLGQPVTKAVITVPAYFNDSQRQATKDAGRIAGLEVLRIINEPTAAALAYGLDKKNDERILVFDLGGGTFDVSILDVSEGLIEVVATNGDTHLGGDDWDLAIVDWVTSEFLRDQGIDLKGDRQALQRVREAAEKAKVELSSTMETEINLPFITADANGPKHLQMRLTRARFEQLTEGLVARIAAPFNRALQDAGIKAGDLDEIILVGGSTRMPMVQELVRKLTGKEPNKSVNPDEVVAVGAALQGGVIGGDVSDVLLLDVTPLSLGLETLGGVMTTLIPRNTTIPTRKSETFSTAEDNQTAVDIHILQGERPLAADNNALGVFRLEGLPPAPRGIPQVEVTFDIDANGILNVTAKDRATGRSQQVTITASTNLNESDIQRMVREAESHAGDDQRRRELIEARNMADQVIYQTEKSLGEMNGSVPAGARQQLEGSIAELRQAMAGEDTDRIRRLTESVQQTAMSLGEQLYRQQGETPEAPHANGRDEDIVEGEYEAA, from the coding sequence ATGAGCAAAATCCTGGGAATCGACTTGGGGACGACCAACTCGGTGGTGGCGGTGATGGAAGGCGGCGAGCCGACGGTCATCACCACGGCCGAGGGCGGCCGCCTGACCCCGTCGCTGGTCGCCTTCGCCAAGAACGGCGAGCGCCTCGTCGGCCAGACGGCCAAGCGCCAGGCGACCATCAACCCTGAAAACACCATCTTTTCCGTGAAGCGCTTCATCGGCCGTCATTTTGACGATCCCGAAACGGCCGAAGACCGCCGCCGCCTGCCCTATCCCATCGAGAAGGGCGGGTCGGGGGATGTACGTATCCGCGTGCCGGTGAAAAACCAGACCTACACGCCGCAGGAAATCTCGGCCATGGTGCTGGGCAAGATGAAGAAGGACGCCGAGGATTACCTCGGCCAGCCGGTGACCAAGGCGGTCATCACCGTCCCGGCCTACTTCAACGACAGCCAACGGCAGGCCACCAAGGACGCCGGGCGCATCGCCGGGCTGGAAGTGCTGCGTATCATCAACGAGCCGACGGCCGCGGCCCTGGCCTACGGGCTGGACAAGAAGAACGACGAGCGCATCCTGGTCTTCGACCTGGGCGGCGGCACGTTTGACGTGTCCATCCTTGACGTTAGCGAGGGCCTGATCGAGGTCGTGGCGACCAATGGCGACACCCATCTGGGTGGCGACGACTGGGACCTGGCGATTGTCGATTGGGTGACGAGCGAGTTCCTGCGCGATCAGGGCATCGACCTGAAGGGCGACCGGCAGGCGTTGCAGCGCGTGCGCGAGGCGGCCGAGAAGGCCAAAGTCGAACTGTCGTCCACGATGGAGACGGAGATCAACCTGCCCTTCATCACCGCCGACGCCAACGGGCCGAAGCATTTGCAGATGCGCCTGACGCGGGCCAGGTTCGAGCAACTGACTGAGGGGCTGGTGGCGCGCATCGCCGCGCCGTTCAACCGCGCCTTGCAGGACGCGGGCATCAAGGCCGGCGATCTGGATGAGATCATCCTGGTTGGCGGTTCCACCCGTATGCCCATGGTGCAAGAACTGGTGCGCAAGCTGACCGGCAAGGAGCCGAACAAGAGCGTCAATCCCGATGAGGTGGTGGCGGTCGGCGCGGCCTTGCAGGGCGGCGTCATCGGCGGCGACGTGTCCGACGTGCTGCTGCTGGACGTGACCCCGCTGAGCCTGGGGCTGGAGACGCTGGGCGGCGTGATGACCACGCTCATCCCGCGCAACACGACCATCCCGACGCGCAAGAGCGAGACGTTCAGCACGGCCGAGGACAACCAGACGGCGGTGGACATCCACATCTTGCAGGGCGAACGGCCGCTGGCCGCCGATAACAACGCGCTGGGCGTCTTCCGGCTGGAAGGCCTGCCGCCCGCGCCGCGCGGCATCCCGCAGGTCGAGGTGACGTTCGACATCGACGCCAACGGCATCCTGAACGTGACCGCCAAGGATCGCGCCACGGGGCGCAGCCAGCAGGTGACGATCACCGCCAGCACGAACCTGAACGAGAGCGATATCCAGCGCATGGTGCGCGAGGCCGAGAGCCATGCCGGCGACGACCAGCGCCGCCGCGAACTGATCGAGGCCCGTAATATGGCCGATCAGGTCATCTACCAGACCGAGAAGAGCCTGGGCGAGATGAACGGCAGCGTCCCGGCCGGCGCGCGGCAGCAGCTTGAGGGGTCGATTGCCGAACTGCGCCAGGCGATGGCCGGCGAAGACACCGACCGCATCCGTCGCCTGACCGAGAGCGTGCAGCAGACGGCCATGTCGTTGGGTGAGCAACTGTATCGCCAACAGGGCGAGACACCGGAAGCGCCCCACGCCAACGGCCGCGACGAGGACATCGTCGAAGGCGAGTACGAAGCCGCTTAG
- a CDS encoding class I SAM-dependent methyltransferase: MSQKRTDTQNSYDRIADEYVRRIYHELDGKPFDRAFLDRFAEWLRGRGVVCDMGCGPGHVARYLADRGLDMIGVDLSPGMVRQAAALNPDIPFGVGDMLRLAVADGAWAGIAAFYSIIHISPDEVVAALTEMRRVLLPGGLLALAFHLGDGAAVRVEEMWAQQVALDFWFYGAAEMVGYLEQAGFLVEEVGEREPYPPDVEHQSRRAYLLARKAGRMATD, translated from the coding sequence ATGTCCCAAAAACGAACCGACACTCAAAATAGCTACGACCGCATCGCCGATGAGTACGTCCGGCGCATTTATCACGAGCTGGACGGCAAGCCGTTTGACCGCGCCTTTCTCGACCGATTTGCGGAGTGGTTGCGCGGCCGGGGCGTTGTCTGCGATATGGGCTGCGGGCCGGGCCACGTCGCCCGCTACCTGGCCGATCGCGGGCTGGACATGATCGGCGTCGATCTGTCGCCGGGCATGGTGCGGCAGGCGGCGGCGCTGAACCCCGACATCCCCTTTGGCGTGGGCGATATGCTCCGGCTGGCTGTGGCGGACGGGGCGTGGGCCGGGATCGCCGCTTTCTACTCCATCATCCACATCTCGCCGGACGAAGTTGTCGCCGCGCTCACCGAAATGCGGCGCGTCCTGTTGCCCGGCGGACTGTTGGCGCTGGCATTCCACCTGGGTGATGGCGCGGCGGTTCGGGTCGAGGAGATGTGGGCGCAACAAGTTGCGCTGGACTTCTGGTTCTACGGCGCGGCCGAGATGGTTGGCTATCTGGAACAAGCCGGCTTCCTCGTGGAGGAAGTCGGCGAGCGCGAGCCATACCCGCCCGACGTGGAGCATCAGAGCCGCCGGGCGTACCTGTTGGCGCGAAAGGCGGGAAGAATGGCTACGGATTAA